One part of the Thermococcus litoralis DSM 5473 genome encodes these proteins:
- the thrC gene encoding threonine synthase gives MLRCIECGKEYGENEVRYRCDCGGLLEVVIDLGKVENVFDGRNITLWKYESFIPVERRVSLNEGGTPLYRLENLQKELGIVELYVKNEGANPTGSFKDRGMTVGVSKALELGMDKVICASTGNTSASLAAYSAKAGIKSYVLVPSGKIALGKLAQAIVYGAKVVPVKGNFDDALRVVVKASRELGVYMLNSINPFRLEGQKTIAFEIFDQLGFVPDNIILPVGNAGNISAIWKGFKELFQAGFIDELPRMIGIQAEGASPLAKAWKEKKEFKPEEKPDTVATAIRIGNPANWRKAWLAAEESKGFFESVSDEEILRAQKLLASKEGIFVEPASASSLAGLVKLKELDLINSDESYVLITTGHGLKDPNIIIENFSLSEPIEPTLSAFKEVL, from the coding sequence ATGCTCAGGTGTATAGAATGTGGAAAAGAGTATGGAGAAAATGAAGTTAGGTATAGATGTGACTGCGGAGGTCTGCTGGAGGTAGTCATTGATTTGGGCAAAGTTGAAAACGTCTTTGATGGGAGGAACATAACATTGTGGAAGTATGAGAGTTTTATTCCTGTTGAAAGGAGAGTTTCTCTCAATGAAGGGGGAACACCTCTGTATCGTCTGGAAAATCTTCAAAAAGAGCTGGGAATAGTAGAACTTTACGTCAAAAATGAAGGTGCAAATCCAACAGGCTCTTTTAAGGATAGGGGAATGACCGTGGGTGTTAGCAAAGCTTTGGAACTTGGCATGGATAAAGTCATTTGCGCCTCAACGGGCAACACTTCGGCTTCTTTAGCCGCTTATTCAGCAAAAGCGGGGATAAAAAGTTACGTCCTTGTTCCAAGTGGAAAAATTGCACTGGGAAAACTGGCCCAAGCGATAGTATATGGTGCAAAAGTTGTTCCGGTTAAAGGGAACTTTGATGATGCTTTGAGAGTTGTTGTTAAGGCCAGTAGAGAACTTGGAGTTTACATGCTTAACTCAATAAATCCCTTCCGGTTAGAAGGCCAAAAGACTATAGCTTTTGAGATTTTTGATCAGCTGGGGTTTGTTCCAGACAATATAATCCTACCCGTAGGAAACGCTGGTAACATTTCAGCCATCTGGAAAGGCTTTAAAGAATTATTCCAAGCAGGATTTATCGATGAATTGCCAAGGATGATTGGAATCCAAGCTGAAGGAGCATCACCCTTGGCAAAAGCTTGGAAAGAGAAAAAGGAATTTAAGCCCGAAGAAAAGCCAGATACAGTGGCTACAGCAATAAGGATTGGGAATCCTGCTAATTGGAGAAAGGCCTGGCTTGCTGCTGAAGAGTCAAAGGGATTCTTTGAGAGTGTTAGTGATGAGGAGATTCTTAGGGCCCAAAAACTTCTCGCATCAAAAGAAGGAATTTTCGTTGAACCGGCATCGGCATCTTCCTTGGCTGGGTTAGTTAAGTTGAAAGAGCTTGACCTGATTAATTCAGATGAGAGCTATGTTTTAATTACAACAGGACATGGGCTGAAAGACCCAAAC